A portion of the Planctomycetia bacterium genome contains these proteins:
- the cas5 gene encoding type I-MYXAN CRISPR-associated protein Cas5/Cmx5/DevS, whose protein sequence is MLGVYVTVPVACFRKGLAREYLETDPLPPPATCYGFLLSLVGETDRRRHMGVRIAPVLLNEPEMSVVLRTIWRVKKTPLGSAGNSRPDYQQLLTGVQLVIWLDSREETGAGLESRVGTALTDPDSISRFGGLSLGESTHLVDEVSRLEAVKSRLDDHSGRAFLLAERGRLTLPVWVDHVGSTETRYVTGNLVDAPILESPALDLMPRILANS, encoded by the coding sequence ATGCTCGGCGTCTACGTCACCGTGCCCGTTGCGTGCTTTCGCAAAGGGCTGGCCCGGGAATACCTTGAAACCGATCCACTGCCGCCGCCAGCGACTTGTTATGGCTTCTTACTGTCGCTCGTCGGCGAGACCGACCGCCGTCGCCATATGGGGGTTCGAATTGCTCCCGTGTTGCTCAACGAGCCGGAGATGAGCGTTGTTCTTCGGACCATTTGGCGGGTCAAAAAGACACCCCTCGGTTCGGCCGGCAATAGCCGACCAGATTATCAACAACTGCTTACCGGGGTCCAATTGGTGATCTGGCTGGATTCGCGCGAGGAAACTGGTGCCGGCCTTGAATCTCGCGTGGGTACAGCTTTGACGGACCCAGATTCCATTTCACGCTTCGGTGGTCTGTCACTGGGAGAAAGCACACACTTGGTCGATGAAGTATCTCGCCTCGAAGCAGTAAAATCGCGGCTCGATGACCACTCCGGCCGGGCCTTTCTCCTGGCCGAGCGCGGACGGCTGACTCTTCCAGTTTGGGTCGATCACGTCGGGTCGACCGAAACCCGCTACGTAACCGGTAACTTAGTCGATGCACCCATCCTGGAGTCCCCTGCCCTAGATTTGATGCCCAGGATTCTGGCTAATTCTTGA